The [Pantoea] beijingensis genomic sequence GCGCCAATGCCATCTTCAGACAGTTCTTGCAACATGAGAGGGGTGTTGTCAAAACGCTTGATAGCGGTACTGTTTTTACCTAAAACATCGGAAACGACAATATCCCCGGTACTGGAATTCACGACGCCTACTTTTTCTGTTTTCAGCGCAGCCAGTGAATCAACTTTGGAAGACTGCGGTACCACGATAGACTGTTCTGCCGGGAAATAGGGAGATGAAAAAGCAACCATCTGTTTACGTTTATCGGTGATAGTAATACCGGAAATAATGATATCGCGGTCGCCAGAGTTCAGTGTGGCAAAGATCCCTTCCCAGGGCGTATTGACCAGTTTGATATCAAAGTTTTCTGCTTTGGCGATAGCTTTAATAATATCAATATCAAAACCTTCCAGTTGTTTTTGTGTGTTCTCAAACTCAAAAGGGCGGTAGGTGCCGCCGGAACCCACCACATAGGTTTCAGCTTGGGCTGTCATAGAGAACAGGGCTAACAGCGTGCCGATTAGGGCCATTTTTTTAAACATGTTTTCTCCTGGGAAAGACGAAGTTATAAGGCTTTATGCATTTTAATTGCATAAAAATACATTCGCAGTGAAGAACAAGCAAGCGATGATTTGTGGCACTTTTATGCAAGTGGATGGGAAAACTGCTCAATTTCACCAGCAGAGTGGAGTCGGATTAAAAGTTGTGGGATGATTGAGCCGTTTTTCAGGGGGCGGGGATGGGAAAACTTACGCTGTTGTTACTTGTACTATTAGGCTGGCTGCAATATTCGCTCTGGCTGGGCAAGAACGGCATTCATGATTATACGCGCGTCAGTGATGACGTTGCGGTGCAGCAGGCGAATAACGCCAAACTAAAAGCGCGTAACGATCAGCTTTTTGCCGAAATCGATGATTTGAATGGCGGTTCGGAAGCGATCGAAGAACGCGCACGTAGCGAGCTGGGAATGATAAAACCCGGTGAGACTTTCTATCGCCTTGTGCCGGATCAAAACAGACGAAACGCGCAACGGGCTGTTCAAAACCAACAACGATAAATAATGACCAACATTGCAGGTTCCTTTCCGGATGTAATCGCCGTTGTGCCTGCGGCTGGCATCGGCAGCCGCATGCTATCTGATTGCCCTAAACAATATTTGACCATCGGCCATCAAACTCTTCTTGAGCACAGTATAGCCAGCCTGCTTGCGCATCCGGCAGTGACCCGTGTAATCGTCGTTCTGAGCCCGGAAGACACTCAATTTTGTCGTCTATCCGTTGCCAGTGATAAGCGAGTTACCTGTGTCGCAGGTGGAAGGCAACGCGCCGACTCCGTACTGGCTGGTCTTCAACTAGCCGAGGGAACGGGGTGGGTGCTGGTCCATG encodes the following:
- a CDS encoding basic amino acid ABC transporter substrate-binding protein codes for the protein MFKKMALIGTLLALFSMTAQAETYVVGSGGTYRPFEFENTQKQLEGFDIDIIKAIAKAENFDIKLVNTPWEGIFATLNSGDRDIIISGITITDKRKQMVAFSSPYFPAEQSIVVPQSSKVDSLAALKTEKVGVVNSSTGDIVVSDVLGKNSTAIKRFDNTPLMLQELSEDGIGAAVGDIGVVKYYIKQHPDKQFKLVPDDKFERQYFGIAVAKDNQPLLNKINSGLKKIVADGSYAKIYSAWFDSNVPTLPAQ
- the ftsB gene encoding cell division protein FtsB — its product is MGKLTLLLLVLLGWLQYSLWLGKNGIHDYTRVSDDVAVQQANNAKLKARNDQLFAEIDDLNGGSEAIEERARSELGMIKPGETFYRLVPDQNRRNAQRAVQNQQR